The Populus alba chromosome 6, ASM523922v2, whole genome shotgun sequence genome contains a region encoding:
- the LOC118057934 gene encoding diacylglycerol kinase 3: MDSSTASTSEESAGKIVASRSSVIQSSRVCGLSVFRVNKEDLQRKLSIPKYLRHAIRDSIKSKDVNAAVDRCREGSGGGREAAPDGPMVVFVNSRSGGRHGPELKERLQQLMGEEQVFDLSDVNPREFVDYGLVCLEKLADLGDYCAKDTRDKLRIMVAGGDGTVGWVLGSLTELHTQDRKPVPPVAVIPLGTGNDLSRSFGWGGSFPFAWKSAVKKSLLKAITGPVCHLDSWHLLVSMPSGKVVDPPHSLKPTEECSLDQGLTIEGGLPEKVNCYEGVFYNYFSIGMDARVAYGFHHLRNKKPNLAQGPLSNKLIYSGYSCTQGWFVTPCTSDPSLRGLKNILRMHVKKVNCTEWEQIPVPKSVRAIVALNLHNYGSGRNPWGIPKRQYLEKKGFVEAHADDGLLEIFGLKHGWHASFVMVELISAKHIAQAAAIRLEVRSGEWKDTYMQMDGEPWKQPMSKEYSTFVEIKRVPFQSLMVNGQ; encoded by the exons ATGGACTCCTCGACGGCGTCAACGTCGGAAGAATCGGCGGGGAAGATAGTGGCTTCGAGATCATCAGTAATTCAATCAAGTCGAGTGTGTGGGTTATCGGTCTTCCGAGTAAACAAAGAGGATTTACAGAGGAAACTGTCGATACCTAAATATCTGCGTCACGCAATTCGAGACTCAATCAAGTCAAAGGATGTTAATGCCGCTGTTGACCGTTGTCGAGAAGGAAGTGGTGGTGGTCGTGAGGCGGCGCCGGACGGGCCTATGGTGGTGTTTGTGAATTCCAGAAGTGGTGGTAGGCATGGGCCTGAACTTAAAGAGAGGCTTCAACAATTAATGGGAGAGGAGCAG GTTTTTGACCTAAGCGATGTGAATCCCCGTGAGTTTGTCGACTATGGTTTGGTTTGTTTAGAGAAGTTGGCTGACCTCGGTGATTATTGTGCCAAAGACACTCGTGACAAGTTGAGAATTATG GTTGCGGGAGGTGATGGTACGGTTGGTTGGGTGTTAGGAAGTCTCACAGAGCTTCATACACAGGATAGGAAGCCAGTTCCTCCAGTAGCGGTCATTCCTCTTGGTACTGGAAATGACCTGTCAAGGAGTTTTGGTTGG ggTGGTTCATTTCCTTTTGCCTGGAAATCAGCTGTCAAAAAATCTCTTCTCAAGGCCATTACAGGTCCAGTGTGCCATTTAGATAG TTGGCATCTTCTAGTGTCAATGCCGAGTGGAAAAGTGGTGGATCCACCCCATTCCCTGAAACCTACAGAGGAGTGTTCTCTTGATCAG GGTTTAACAATTGAGGGGGGGTTGCCTGAGAAAGTGAACTGCTACGAGggagttttttataattacttCAGCATAG GAATGGATGCTCGGGTTGCCTATGGCTTCCATCACCTACGCAATAAAAAACCTAACCTTGCACAAGGTCCTCTTTCAAACAAG TTGATCTACTCTGGATACTCTTGCACTCAGGGTTGGTTTGTCACACCTTGCACAAGTGATCCAAGTTTGAG GGGACTCAAGAATATCCTCAGGATGCatgttaaaaaagttaattgcaCAGAATGGGAGCAGATACCTGTTCCTAAAAG TGTAAGAGCGATTGTTGCTTTAAATCTTCACAATTATGGGAGTGGAAGAAATCCATGGGGTATTCCTAAACGACAGTATTTGGAAAAG AAAGGTTTTGTTGAGGCCCATGCTGATGATGGTCTCCTAGAGATTTTTGGCTTAAAGCATGGATGGCATGCGTCATTCGTCATGGTTGAACTCATCTCCGCCAAACACATAGCCCAG GCTGCAGCAATACGATTGGAAGTAAGGAGTGGAGAATGGAAGGATACATATATGCAGATGGATGGCGAACCTTGGAAGCAACCCATGAGCAAGGAATACTCAACATTTGTGGAAATTAAGAGGGTGCCTTTTCAATCTCTCATGGTTAATGGACAATGA
- the LOC118057935 gene encoding glutamate receptor 2.8, which translates to MRMAKQKSFCCFLCFLLVILWSEQVTMGKVIIRVGVVLDMNSTVGKTAESFISAAETDFYARNADYRTRISLVTRDSEGDVVTAASAALDLMKNEEVEAIIGPQRSSEAKFVIELGAKTHVPILSFSATSPALTSVQSNYFIRTAQSDSSQVEAIASIVKTYGWKKIVLIYEGTEYGVALVPYLLNAFHAIGTRVPYESCIPLSFHDTEIMSELQKIKKMQESVFLVHMTASMGSKLFLLAKSARMMSEGYAWLVTTGLSTLLDPVEAKVMDSMEGVLGVKPFVPKSKELEGFKSRWKRNFNSENLFGLWAYDTVWAIAMAVERAGIVHSRFLKQNASSRSVDLAALGISEMGPRLLKSILNTKFDGLSGKFQLVKGEMAPFAFEIFNVVGRSERVIGYWTQKGGLSQSLDSSSKISHSNSKTKLKQPIWPGGTTLQPKKLRIGVPVRSGFSEFIEVKWPQQSNEPIVSGFSAEVFRAVHDILPFPLPYDFIPFMNDRTRESAGTYDDLLRQIKLQKFDAVVGDTTIVAYRSSYVDFTLPYSESGVTMVVLMKRDERDNMWIFLKPLTPKLWLVTGLAFFVTGLVVWVLEHRINREFRGTPEQQLGTVIWFSFSTLVFAHRERPENNLTRFVLIIWMFVVLIISQSYTASLASMLTVQRMHPAFVDVAEIKRNNYFVGHQKDSFVKDFIKKEFNFSDTMLKEYTTPEDYHEALSRGSHNGGVAAIFDEIPYVRRFLEDKSRCSKFQMVGPTYQTDGFGFAFPLDSPLVSYFSRAILNVTEDRDKMEAIKRKSFGREITCEDQGPQTPSGGLRLSSFAGLFLISGVASISSLLIYIIRFLCSNYPASNTMHEEQSMWLRVLEVAKRFDQKDPSVHRLRRSESRVHPVTGPENIGASPETGNVHEMTSNEGAEDIGENQNHDNLTSGNSGTNFIASNADTVAPNTPERNRASPDTACVHEMTSDEGAEVVVGGQNRGNPTSVNSGTNTNTM; encoded by the exons ATGAGAATGGCAAAGCAGAAGAGCTTCTGctgttttctttgctttctctTGGTCATTCTGTGGAGTGAGCAGGTGACAATGGGGAAGGTGATCATACGAGTTGGAGTGGTTCTTGATATGAACTCAACTGTCGGAAAAACAGCAGAGAGCTTCATATCTGCTGCAGAAACTGATTTTTATGCTCGGAATGCTGATTATCGAACTAGAATCTCTCTCGTCACCAGGGATTCCGAAGGGGATGTCGTGACAGCAGCGTCTGCAG CACTGgatttaatgaaaaatgaagaagttGAAGCAATCATAGGGCCTCAAAGATCATCAGAAGCCAAGTTTGTGATAGAGCTTGGAGCCAAGACACATGTGCCAATTCTCTCCTTTTCAGCTACTAGTCCTGCTCTCACTTCAGTTCAAAGCAATTACTTTATCCGGACAGCTCAAAGTGATTCTTCTCAAGTGGAAGCCATTGCCAGCATTGTCAAAACTTATGGTTGGAAGAAAATTGTTCTAATCTATGAAGGCACAGAATATGGCGTTGCTTTGGTTCCATATTTGCTAAATGCCTTCCACGCGATTGGCACTCGAGTTCCCTATGAAAGTTGCATTCCATTGTCTTTCCATGACACTGAAATCATGAGCGAGctccaaaaaataaagaaaatgcagGAAAGCGTGTTTCTGGTGCACATGACAGCCTCCATGGGATCCAAACTATTCTTGCTCGCCAAAAGCGCTCGAATGATGAGTGAAGGGTATGCATGGCTAGTGACAACAGGATTGTCCACCTTATTAGATCCCGTGGAAGCAAAAGTAATGGATTCTATGGAAGGTGTATTAGGTGTGAAGCCATTTGTACCAAAATCTAAAGAGCTTGAAGGTTTCAAATCAAGATGGAAAAGGAATTTCAACTCTGAAAACCTCTTTGGTTTATGGGCATATGATACAGTTTGGGCGATAGCAATGGCAGTGGAGAGGGCTGGCATTGTGCATTCTAGGTTCTTAAAACAAAACGCAAGCAGCAGGTCAGTTGATCTTGCGGCTTTGGGAATCTCAGAAATGGGGCCAAGACTCCTGAAGTCCATATTAAACACTAAATTTGATGGCTTGAGTGGAAAGTTCCAGTTGGTTAAGGGTGAGATGGCACCTTTCGCCTTTGAAATATTCAATGTGGTGGGGAGATCAGAGAGGGTTATTGGATATTGGACACAAAAAGGAGGACTTTCTCAGAGCTTGGATAGCAGTAGTAAAATATCACACTCAAATTCCAAAACCAAACTGAAGCAACCAATTTGGCCAGGAGGCACAACACTACAGCCGAAGAAATTGAGGATTGGGGTTCCAGTGAGAAGCGGTTTTAGCGAATTTATAGAAGTAAAATGGCCTCAGCAGAGCAATGAGCCTATTGTTTCAGGCTTCTCTGCAGAGGTTTTCCGTGCAGTGCATGATATATTACCATTTCCCCTTCCGTATGATTTCATACCCTTTATGAACGATAGAACTAGGGAGAGTGCCGGGACTTACGATGATCTTCTTCGGCAAATCAAACTTCAG AAATTTGATGCAGTGGTTGGAGATACAACGATAGTGGCTTATCGCTCATCATATGTAGATTTCACCTTGCCTTACTCGGAATCAGGCGTAACAATGGTGGTTTTGATGAAACGCGATGAGAGGGATAACATGTGGATTTTCTTGAAGCCACTAACCCCGAAACTTTGGTTGGTAACTGGACTAGCCTTCTTTGTCACAGGTTTAGTGGTATGGGTGCTCGAACACCGTATAAACAGGGAGTTTAGGGGAACACCGGAGCAACAACTGGGCACAGTTATCTGGTTCTCCTTCTCAACACTGGTCTTTGCACATA GGGAGAGGCCAGAGAACAACCTGACAAGATTTGTCTTGATCATATGGATGTTTGTGGTACTTATTATATCTCAGAGTTACACTGCTAGCTTAGCCTCAATGCTAACAGTACAGCGGATGCATCCCGCATTTGTTGATGTCGCAGAGATCAAGAGGAATAATTACTTTGTTGGACACCAGAAAGATtcttttgtgaaagatttcattaaaaaagaattcaatttcAGTGACACGATGTTGAAGGAATATACCACTCCAGAGGATTATCACGAAGCGTTGTCTAGAGGGTCTCATAATGGTGGTGTGGCTGCTATCTTTGATGAAATTCCCTACGTTAGACGCTTCCTTGAAGACAAGTCCCGCTGCTCTAAATTTCAAATGGTAGGACCAACCTATCAAACCGATGGATTTGGCTTT gcctTCCCACTTGACTCCCCACTAGTCTCTTATTTCTCGAGAGCAATCTTGAATGTCACTGAAGATCGTGATAAAATGGAAGCAATTAAGAGGAAAAGCTTTGGTAGGGAAATCACCTGTGAAGATCAAGGACCTCAAACCCCTTCAGGTGGTCTTAGGCTGTCTAGCTTCGCGGGCCTCTTCCTTATCTCTGGAGTTGCTTCCATATCTTCGCTCCTGATATATATCATCAGGTTCCTTTGCTCAAATTATCCTGCTTCAAACACAATGCATGAAGAACAATCCATGTGGCTGAGAGTTCTTGAGGTAGCAAAGCGTTTTGACCAGAAAGATCCCTCCGTCCATCGTCTTAGGCGAAGTGAATCTAGAGTTCACCCTGTCACAGGTCCTGAAAATATTGGAGCCTCACCTGAGACTGGCAACGTGCATGAAATGACTTCCAATGAAGGAGCCGAAGATATTGGAGAAAATCAAAACCATGACAATCTTACCTCGGGGAATAGTGGTACAAATTTTATTGCCTCCAATGCAGATACTGTTGCCCCTAACACTCCGGAAAGAAACCGAGCTTCACCTGATACTGCCTGTGTGCATGAAATGACTTCCGATGAAGGAGCCGAAGTTGTTGTTGGGGGTCAAAACCGCGGCAATCCTACCTCAGTGAACAGTGGTACAAATACTAACACAATGTAG